One stretch of Deinococcus carri DNA includes these proteins:
- a CDS encoding Mov34/MPN/PAD-1 family protein — protein sequence MSGRPSGVSLPLVFRKGDGGRLGIARSGLERMLSFTQRGPHDTEAGGVLIGRFIEGGEDVVVDLVTPPLPGDRRSRSRFHRAQRTHQEVIDHEWQASGGTRTYLGEWHTHPEPYPTPSTIDLNGWRQRMKRDTFHGDTLHFLIVGQVEVRAWEMRRGLCIPYVAPRATRLARTEEGES from the coding sequence ATGTCGGGCAGGCCGAGCGGCGTGAGCCTGCCGCTGGTGTTCCGGAAGGGGGATGGTGGCCGGCTGGGGATCGCCAGGAGCGGCCTGGAGCGGATGCTGTCGTTCACCCAGCGCGGGCCACACGACACCGAGGCGGGGGGCGTGCTGATCGGCCGCTTCATCGAGGGGGGCGAGGACGTGGTGGTCGACCTAGTCACCCCGCCGCTCCCGGGGGACCGCCGCTCGCGCTCGCGCTTCCACCGCGCGCAGAGGACCCACCAGGAGGTCATCGACCACGAGTGGCAGGCGAGCGGGGGAACCCGCACCTACCTGGGGGAATGGCACACCCACCCCGAGCCCTACCCCACACCGTCGACGATCGACCTCAACGGCTGGCGACAGCGGATGAAGCGCGACACCTTCCACGGGGATACCCTGCACTTCCTGATCGTCGGGCAGGTCGAGGTCCGCGCCTGGGAGATGCGGCGTGGGCTGTGCATCCCCTACGTGGCGCCGCGGGCCACACGCCTGGCGCGGACCGAGGAGGGGGAGAGCTGA
- a CDS encoding SAVED domain-containing protein translates to MTKRSKKPTTKKLAQSAGAPKAESAATEKRRSETHKNLGTWDTIRLWVAAGGRCQRCNELLTESPTSWDPLNLAERAHIVAQTEGGPRGQEGLSNELATSLENVMLLCLKCHKEIDDAKLLPKFSVDRLRKMKAQHEERVRYLTDLRPKRTRILLLTTPIRQPADAGNEAKDREVVLREVDAREAILPDYFADSPHATAIRVEIEGEEDAVAWQSTFRRIKQRFDAKVQGEQLDHLSVFGLGKIPALAYLGHLIGDTRPVTVFNVSNGVPQKWQEAGPANFEYQVNRPPRAERPSRDVLLLLSLSGPVVARQYAGRVPEGSDVYEIANEEKYQQLNWLVAEKQLQQFGTVYQDLLSEIQRTHGQDAVIHVLAAAPAAVAIEVGRLHRSNSHPRLEVYNCVGGFFSPALTLRRGE, encoded by the coding sequence ATGACCAAGAGGAGCAAGAAGCCCACGACGAAGAAGCTGGCGCAGTCAGCTGGGGCCCCAAAGGCAGAGTCGGCGGCCACTGAGAAGCGTAGGAGCGAGACTCACAAGAACCTCGGCACCTGGGACACCATCCGGCTCTGGGTCGCCGCCGGCGGGCGCTGCCAGCGGTGCAACGAGCTGCTGACCGAGAGCCCGACCTCGTGGGATCCCCTGAACCTGGCCGAGCGCGCCCACATCGTCGCCCAGACGGAAGGGGGCCCCCGGGGGCAGGAAGGGCTGTCCAACGAGCTCGCCACGAGCCTTGAGAACGTGATGCTGCTCTGCCTCAAGTGCCACAAGGAGATCGACGACGCCAAGCTGCTGCCAAAGTTCTCGGTCGACCGGCTGCGCAAGATGAAGGCGCAGCATGAGGAGCGGGTTCGCTACCTCACGGACCTGCGGCCCAAGCGCACGCGGATTCTCCTGCTCACCACGCCGATCCGGCAGCCTGCCGACGCGGGGAACGAGGCGAAGGATCGCGAGGTCGTGCTGCGGGAAGTTGACGCCCGCGAGGCGATCCTGCCCGACTACTTCGCGGACTCGCCCCACGCGACGGCGATCCGGGTGGAGATCGAGGGCGAGGAGGATGCTGTCGCCTGGCAGAGCACCTTCCGCCGCATCAAGCAGCGCTTCGACGCGAAGGTGCAGGGCGAGCAGTTGGATCACCTCTCGGTGTTCGGGCTTGGGAAGATCCCCGCGCTCGCCTACCTGGGACACTTGATCGGGGATACCCGTCCCGTCACCGTGTTCAACGTCAGCAACGGCGTACCGCAGAAATGGCAGGAGGCGGGTCCGGCGAACTTCGAGTACCAGGTCAATCGACCGCCGAGAGCGGAGCGCCCCAGCCGGGACGTGCTGCTGCTGCTCTCGCTCTCCGGGCCGGTGGTGGCGCGGCAGTACGCGGGGCGTGTGCCTGAGGGCAGCGATGTCTACGAGATCGCCAACGAGGAGAAGTACCAGCAGCTCAACTGGCTTGTCGCGGAGAAGCAGCTCCAGCAGTTTGGGACGGTCTATCAGGACCTGCTCAGCGAGATCCAGAGGACCCACGGGCAGGACGCCGTGATCCACGTGCTGGCCGCCGCACCAGCCGCCGTGGCCATTGAGGTCGGCCGGCTTCACCGGTCCAACTCCCATCCTCGCTTAGAGGTCTACAACTGTGTGGGCGGCTTCTTCTCGCCCGCGCTCACCCTGAGGAGGGGCGAATGA